In Terriglobia bacterium, the following proteins share a genomic window:
- the argC gene encoding N-acetyl-gamma-glutamyl-phosphate reductase produces MNKYARHRIAIVGVTGYAGQELDRLLGAHPAFEIAGRFASKADERSGAEAFSVEKLRSFSPDAVVLATEHELSMHLVPELLDAGLRVVDMSGAFRLKDPKQYPEWYGFEHTAPQLLKEAVYGLPEFMAESIVGAKLVANPGCYATAAVLPLIPLYNANAIDPDCTVVVDGKSGVSGAGRAPKPETHFCEVNENISAYGVLKHRHTPEMISQLRGGTLDRFVFTPHLIPITRGILNTVTLRMADRASAHSILADTYAKSPFVRVLPSGQLPNVHAIARTNLCTIGVASKGANTVIVSVLDNLVKGAAGQALQNLNLMFNCEPTAGLSS; encoded by the coding sequence ATGAATAAATATGCACGGCACCGGATAGCGATCGTCGGAGTCACCGGATATGCCGGCCAGGAACTGGACCGGCTGCTCGGCGCCCACCCCGCTTTCGAGATTGCCGGGCGGTTTGCTTCGAAAGCCGACGAGAGATCGGGAGCTGAAGCATTCAGCGTCGAAAAACTGCGTAGTTTTTCACCGGACGCGGTCGTACTGGCGACGGAGCATGAATTGTCGATGCATTTGGTGCCGGAATTACTGGATGCGGGACTTCGGGTTGTCGATATGAGCGGGGCGTTCCGGCTCAAGGATCCAAAGCAGTATCCGGAGTGGTATGGATTCGAACATACGGCGCCGCAACTGCTGAAAGAAGCCGTCTACGGGTTGCCGGAGTTCATGGCGGAATCGATTGTCGGCGCAAAGCTGGTGGCAAACCCGGGATGCTATGCCACGGCCGCGGTACTGCCGCTCATTCCGCTCTACAATGCGAATGCGATCGATCCGGACTGCACGGTTGTGGTCGACGGAAAATCGGGCGTTTCGGGCGCCGGCCGCGCGCCGAAGCCGGAAACGCATTTTTGTGAAGTGAATGAAAACATAAGCGCCTACGGCGTCCTGAAACACCGGCACACCCCGGAAATGATCTCGCAGCTGCGCGGCGGAACGCTGGACCGCTTCGTGTTCACGCCGCACCTGATTCCGATCACGCGAGGGATTTTGAATACCGTGACGCTGCGGATGGCTGATCGCGCATCGGCGCATTCCATTCTGGCTGACACTTATGCAAAATCACCGTTTGTGCGGGTATTGCCGTCCGGACAGCTGCCCAACGTGCACGCGATCGCGCGGACGAATCTGTGCACGATCGGGGTCGCGTCGAAAGGCGCGAATACGGTGATCGTTTCGGTGCTGGATAATCTGGTCAAAGGCGCCGCAGGACAGGCGCTGCAGAATTTGAATCTGATGTTCAATTGCGAACCCACGGCGGGACTTTCATCATGA